The Burkholderiales bacterium JOSHI_001 genomic sequence ACCTTCTTCGTCATGTCGCCCACCATTGACAAGGTCTACGAGCAGGCCTGGACGCCGTATGCGGCCAACCAGATCGACTTCGGCGAAGCCTTGAAGCGCGGCGAGGTGCCGATGCGCACCTGGATGCTCAAGCAAACCCGCCAGGCCGATGTGAAGCTGTTCGCCGGCCTGGCCAAGCTGCCGGCCGACGTGAAGGGCGAAGACGTGCCGCTGAAGGTGCTGCTGCCGGCCTTCGTGACCAGCGAGCTGAAAAGCGCCTTCCAGATCGGCTTCCTGATCTTCATCCCCTTCCTCATCATCGACATGATCGTCGCCAGCGTGCTGATGAGCCTGGGCATGGTGATGCTGTCGCCCGTGCTGGTGGCCCTGCCCTTCAAGCTGATGCTGTTCGTGCTGGCCGATGGCTGGAACCTGCTGATGGGTTCGCTCGCCGCTTCTTTCGCCACCTGATTTTCCCCAGCCCCCATGGATGCCACCCACGTCTTCACCCTTGGCCAGCAAGGCCTGCACCTGCTGCTGATCGTGGCCGCGCCCATGCTGCTGACGGTGCTGGTGGTGGGCCTGGCGGTCAGCATCTTCCAGGCCGCCACCCAGATCAACGAGTCCACCCTGTCCTTCGTGCCCAAGCTGGTGGCCGCCGTGGCGGTGATGGCCGTGGCCGGGCCGTGGATGCTGACCACGCTGGTGGAATACATCCAGCGCACCCTGCAGGCCATCCCGACCGTCGTGGGTTAGTCCCTTGATCACCTTCGACGAAGCGCAGGTGCTGGCCTGGGTGACGCCGCTGCTGTGGCCCTTCCTGCGCGCCCTGTCGCTGATTGCCGCGCTGCCGGTGCTGGGTCAGCGCACGGTGCCGCAGCGGGTGCGCATCGCGCTGGCGGTGCTCATCGTGCTGGCGGCCCAGCCCTCGCTGCCGGCCATGGCGGCGGTGCCG encodes the following:
- a CDS encoding flagellar biosynthetic protein FliQ (PFAM: Bacterial export proteins, family 3~TIGRFAM: flagellar biosynthetic protein FliQ); protein product: MDATHVFTLGQQGLHLLLIVAAPMLLTVLVVGLAVSIFQAATQINESTLSFVPKLVAAVAVMAVAGPWMLTTLVEYIQRTLQAIPTVVG
- a CDS encoding flagellar biosynthetic protein FliP (PFAM: FliP family~TIGRFAM: flagellar biosynthetic protein FliP), whose protein sequence is MRPEPAFSWALLRRAGPWLALTVLSALSAAASAQPTPPGLPLVVAQGGGGTSYSVPIQTLLFFTALSFIPAVLLLMTGFTRIVIVLSLLRQALGTQSAPPNQVVIGMSLFLTFFVMSPTIDKVYEQAWTPYAANQIDFGEALKRGEVPMRTWMLKQTRQADVKLFAGLAKLPADVKGEDVPLKVLLPAFVTSELKSAFQIGFLIFIPFLIIDMIVASVLMSLGMVMLSPVLVALPFKLMLFVLADGWNLLMGSLAASFAT